In one Culex quinquefasciatus strain JHB chromosome 2, VPISU_Cqui_1.0_pri_paternal, whole genome shotgun sequence genomic region, the following are encoded:
- the LOC6040092 gene encoding uncharacterized protein LOC6040092 has product MIRELLDFLLLLKNIFIALNLFIRKGIEARRKASLESDPSSPEPDDIFETLIDPFTRERYKFKNVPRHLEARFTRFIRLGAQLQYISAKTGVPRVVAADCLNPDGFDGIFAGL; this is encoded by the exons ATGATTCGTGAACTTCTGGATTTTCTGCTTCTACTTAAG AACATTTTCATTGCACTAAACCTTTTCATTCGCAAGGGCATAGAAGCAAGAAGAAAAGCGTCTTTGGAGTCCGATCCCTCCTCGCCTGAACCCGATGACATTTTTGAAACCCTAATCGATCCGTTCACGCGGGAACGATACAAATTCAAAAACGTCCCCCGTCACCTGGAGGCTCGCTTTACTCGCTTCATTCGGCTGGGAGCTCAGCTGCAGTACATTTCCGCCAAAACTGGAGTTCCTCGGG TTGTTGCGGCCGATTGCCTCAACCCGGACGGTTTCGATGGTATTTTCGCGGGACTGTAA